A single region of the Grus americana isolate bGruAme1 chromosome 3, bGruAme1.mat, whole genome shotgun sequence genome encodes:
- the LOC129204876 gene encoding uncharacterized protein LOC129204876, with translation MPAEPRRVLRREISLSHEEKRHPYLLSGRQPTLRTQDREPDHPDGRTAANVADPHPRWLAIPFRTRRVRCGTPQPAPGQPREAATPGQMLETRRQLRAGCPCSWDGTLRRQPGVRRDGTGWQMHPNGSAWHGSRPCSTKCVRESVGDVRGLSEARLLMPRVMTGLRFLCEREINSDVRKSENQDLTVASFTLKINKTIKMHSGTNDLAAF, from the exons ATGCCGGCGGAGCCTCGGCGAGTTCTCAG aaggGAAATTTCCCTTTCACATGAAGAAAAACGCCACCCGTATTTGTTGAGCGGCAGACAGCCGACTCTGCGGACACAGGACAGGGAACCTGATCATCCGGACGGACGGACGGCTGCCAACGTAGCCGACCCGCACCCGCGCTGGTTGGCTATTCCTTTCCGGACGCGGCGGGTGCGTTGCGGCACCCCACAACCCGCCCCAGGACAGCCGAGGGAAGCGGCGACGCCGGGGCAGATGCTCGAGACCCGCAGGCAGCTCCGCGCAGGGTGCCCCTGCTCCTGGGACGGGACGCTGAGGCGCCAGCCTGGCGTGCGCCGGGACGGCACTGGGTGGCAAATGCATCCTAACGGCAGCGCCTGGCACGGCTCCCGGCCGTGTTCCACTAAGTGTGTAAGAGAATCAGTAGGTGACGTGAGGGGACTCTCTGAAGCAAGGCTTTTGATGCCACGAGTCATGACCGGCCTCCGGTTTCTTTGTGAGCGTGAAATAAATTCTGACGTTCGGAAGTCCGAAAATCAGGACCTGACTGTGGCCAGTTTtactcttaaaataaataaaaccataaaaatgcATTCAGGCACTAATGATTTAGCAGCGTTCTGA